From Sporosarcina sp. 6E9, a single genomic window includes:
- the msrA gene encoding peptide-methionine (S)-S-oxide reductase MsrA, producing the protein MIENKLERAAFAGGCFWCMVKPFKEWDGIQDVVSGYMGGHIDNPTYEDVKKGDSGHLEVVEITYDPALFPYEKLVEVFWQQIDPTDADGQFQDRGHSYSTAIFYYTEEQRQIAEQSKSKLDASGLFAKPIVTPIRPAETFYRAEEYHQDYHVKEKAHYEEDRARSGRDKFISEHWS; encoded by the coding sequence ATGATAGAAAACAAGTTAGAAAGAGCAGCATTTGCTGGCGGCTGTTTTTGGTGTATGGTCAAGCCATTTAAAGAGTGGGACGGTATACAGGATGTGGTCTCAGGATATATGGGCGGACATATCGACAATCCTACATATGAAGATGTGAAAAAAGGCGATTCCGGGCATCTGGAAGTCGTAGAAATTACATATGATCCCGCTCTATTCCCTTACGAAAAATTAGTAGAAGTTTTCTGGCAACAAATTGACCCAACTGATGCGGATGGTCAATTCCAGGATCGTGGCCATTCCTACTCAACGGCGATATTTTATTATACGGAAGAGCAGCGGCAAATTGCCGAACAATCAAAGAGTAAATTAGATGCAAGCGGCTTATTCGCCAAACCAATCGTCACCCCTATTCGTCCTGCCGAAACATTTTACCGTGCGGAGGAATATCACCAAGATTATCATGTAAAAGAAAAAGCGCATTATGAGGAAGACCGGGCACGTTCCGGTCGTGATAAGTTTATTTCTGAGCATTGGTCCTAA
- a CDS encoding LCP family protein gives MGNHDDINISRRTRKRKLRIGRVIFTILALLFILIGLYSIIQYKSGKSLAEGNGINPGPFKGDSIHPNYSSIENYLLLGIDDDSSGKSRSDTMMVLSWNKSEKTMRIVSLMRDIYAEIPGYQSYKLNTAYYLDGVQLTKDTITGMFGIPIHHYAIIDFDNFESIVDIAFPNGVEIDVKKEMSKEIGVTLKKGKKHLNGKELLGYARFRADSEGDFGRVARQQEVISSIKNEAFSPNVIANIPKTIGALSGYIHSDLTTKDEISRALSFALKGGADIETMTVPIEGSYGFNSYSHAGSVIEINLEKNKEAISKFLNMKLD, from the coding sequence GTGGGAAATCATGATGATATCAACATCTCAAGAAGAACTAGAAAAAGAAAACTTCGTATTGGCAGAGTGATATTTACAATTCTGGCATTACTATTTATACTCATTGGTCTGTATTCAATCATTCAATATAAATCCGGTAAATCTTTAGCAGAAGGAAATGGTATTAATCCCGGTCCGTTTAAAGGCGATAGCATCCACCCAAATTATTCATCTATTGAAAACTATTTACTATTGGGTATTGATGACGATAGTAGTGGCAAATCGAGGTCCGATACGATGATGGTATTATCGTGGAATAAAAGCGAAAAGACAATGCGCATTGTTTCATTGATGCGAGACATCTACGCGGAAATACCAGGTTATCAGTCGTACAAGCTAAACACCGCTTATTATTTGGACGGCGTGCAACTAACGAAAGACACAATCACCGGAATGTTTGGAATTCCGATTCATCATTATGCGATAATAGACTTTGATAATTTTGAGTCTATTGTTGATATTGCGTTTCCCAATGGCGTTGAAATTGATGTAAAAAAAGAGATGTCAAAAGAAATCGGCGTAACATTAAAAAAAGGGAAAAAGCATTTAAATGGTAAAGAACTATTGGGATATGCCCGATTCCGTGCTGATTCCGAAGGGGACTTCGGACGGGTTGCTAGACAGCAGGAAGTAATATCTTCCATAAAGAACGAGGCTTTTTCGCCTAATGTAATTGCGAACATACCAAAAACGATTGGCGCATTATCAGGTTATATCCATTCCGATTTAACGACTAAAGATGAAATCTCACGAGCACTTTCATTCGCGTTAAAGGGCGGCGCTGACATCGAAACGATGACCGTCCCGATTGAAGGATCTTATGGCTTTAATTCCTATAGTCATGCAGGGTCGGTTATAGAAATAAATCTTGAAAAAAATAAAGAAGCGATTTCAAAGTTTTTGAATATGAAACTCGATTAA
- a CDS encoding TIGR02206 family membrane protein gives MKWDDLVAHRIEPSFTIFSNEHVMAIVMLFFTILLLFLTKKRLLNRPETLRVIERLFALSLLAMEILYHIWMITTERWHLTSSLPLELCSISLLVAIATLWTGNKRLYTFVFFAGIGGAIQAVGTPVLDVGFPHFRYFHFFYTHIGIILTALYFTWIKGYKPTFRGVVSTIIVLNILLPFIFFVNQVFDANYMFLRMKPENESLLDVLGPYPWYILSLEAVAFIIFVLLWLAFRKWKTTTNG, from the coding sequence TTGAAATGGGATGATTTGGTGGCACATAGGATTGAGCCTTCGTTCACAATTTTTTCAAATGAACATGTCATGGCGATAGTCATGTTATTCTTCACTATTCTTCTATTGTTTCTAACGAAAAAGCGTTTATTGAATAGGCCAGAAACCTTACGAGTAATTGAACGACTTTTCGCTTTGTCTCTATTGGCAATGGAAATCCTTTATCATATTTGGATGATTACGACCGAACGTTGGCATTTAACGAGTTCGTTACCGCTTGAATTATGCAGCATAAGCTTACTGGTGGCGATTGCTACTCTATGGACGGGTAATAAGCGTCTTTACACGTTCGTGTTCTTTGCCGGCATTGGGGGTGCCATTCAAGCGGTCGGAACACCCGTTCTGGACGTGGGATTTCCGCATTTTAGATACTTCCACTTTTTCTATACACATATCGGAATTATCTTAACAGCGCTCTATTTTACATGGATTAAAGGCTACAAACCAACTTTTAGAGGGGTAGTAAGTACGATAATCGTATTGAATATATTACTTCCATTTATATTTTTCGTGAATCAAGTCTTCGATGCGAATTATATGTTTTTACGCATGAAACCGGAAAATGAGAGTTTACTAGATGTTTTAGGTCCCTACCCCTGGTATATTTTATCTCTTGAAGCAGTAGCGTTCATAATTTTCGTCTTATTATGGTTGGCTTTCAGAAAGTGGAAAACTACGACCAATGGCTGA
- a CDS encoding cold-shock protein, translated as MKQGTVKWFNAEKGFGFIEVENEDDVFVHFSAIEGEGFKSLDEGQQVEFEVVEGDRGPQAANVVKLV; from the coding sequence ATGAAACAAGGTACAGTAAAATGGTTTAACGCAGAGAAAGGTTTCGGCTTCATTGAAGTTGAAAACGAAGACGACGTATTTGTACACTTCTCAGCAATTGAAGGAGAAGGGTTCAAATCACTTGACGAAGGTCAACAAGTTGAATTTGAAGTTGTTGAAGGTGACCGCGGCCCACAAGCTGCGAACGTTGTTAAATTAGTCTAA
- a CDS encoding MoxR family ATPase encodes MHQLVENEQTKRLQNHYTTEAELLIQEGGYISPDNHLWEDILVSVVLKKPVLLKGPSGSGKTRLAQSISSYFGQPMHSINCSVDLDSESLLGFKTIIQKEGQTVIDFVEGPVVQAMKKGHILYIDEINMARPETLPILHSVLDHRRMLTNPFTGEVIYAHEDFTIISAINEGYVGTSPMNEALKNRFVSFTIPYLSGEALKTLIAAEHPNAPQGLVDTILNIGNDLRKQVMNGLLSDEAASIRSLLDAISLSEHIPVKRAIRYAIAEKLDDQVERKLVMELVDTWVE; translated from the coding sequence ATGCATCAACTAGTTGAAAACGAACAAACAAAGCGATTACAAAACCATTACACAACCGAAGCAGAATTGTTAATACAGGAAGGTGGGTATATTTCTCCTGATAATCACTTATGGGAAGATATTCTCGTCAGTGTGGTCTTAAAAAAACCTGTATTGCTCAAGGGTCCATCCGGATCTGGAAAAACTAGGTTGGCTCAGTCAATATCTAGCTATTTCGGACAACCCATGCATAGTATAAATTGTTCTGTAGATCTTGATTCTGAATCACTTCTTGGCTTTAAAACGATCATTCAAAAAGAAGGCCAAACAGTGATTGATTTCGTAGAAGGTCCAGTTGTACAAGCAATGAAAAAAGGACATATTTTATATATCGATGAGATTAATATGGCTAGACCCGAAACATTGCCTATTTTACATAGCGTCTTAGACCATCGTCGCATGCTTACAAACCCTTTTACAGGGGAGGTCATCTACGCTCATGAGGATTTCACTATTATTTCTGCTATAAACGAAGGATATGTAGGAACATCGCCTATGAATGAGGCGCTAAAAAATAGATTTGTTTCATTTACAATTCCGTATTTATCAGGTGAGGCGTTGAAGACTTTGATTGCAGCTGAACATCCTAATGCACCACAAGGTTTAGTTGATACGATATTAAATATTGGTAATGATTTAAGGAAACAGGTCATGAATGGTTTATTATCCGATGAAGCCGCATCAATCCGAAGCTTATTGGATGCGATTAGTTTATCAGAACATATCCCAGTTAAAAGAGCTATTCGTTATGCAATCGCGGAGAAGTTAGATGATCAAGTTGAGCGGAAATTAGTCATGGAACTCGTAGACACTTGGGTAGAATGA
- a CDS encoding CynX/NimT family MFS transporter codes for MSTQFKKQGSILILFTIFALSINLRPAITSIGPMLETIREQLSLTNVHVSLLTAIPVFCMGVFASLAPIFNRQLGLKRTMYIMLILIGVMTALRGVVSGFPILIGTAFIIGISIAVIGPLLSAMIKQHFPDRAASVIGVYSFGMGVGSAASAGLTGLFYETTGSYFFALSIWSVLVIIGLVSWFFMMRDNIEVRQTAPKVVQAKARGKSPWKTRKAWLFLLFFGLQSSLFFSIITWLAPIASSAGMTLLQAGTLLSVMTTVQIFLNILLPLMMEKYPARKFWINLMLASGLLATILFWTGFHPLMWVGAVIMGIPLGGLFPVALLLPLDETDNADETNSWTAMMQTGGFIMAGILPLLIAFIFDRTSNHTYTFIILITMYLVMFALTVKISDKKGSF; via the coding sequence TTGTCTACACAATTTAAGAAACAAGGTTCTATACTTATTTTATTTACAATATTCGCACTTTCGATAAATCTTAGACCCGCGATTACGTCAATTGGCCCGATGCTCGAGACAATACGTGAACAATTATCTTTAACAAATGTTCATGTAAGTTTGCTAACAGCAATCCCCGTTTTCTGTATGGGTGTTTTTGCATCATTAGCCCCAATTTTTAATCGTCAGCTTGGGCTAAAGCGCACCATGTATATCATGCTTATCCTTATAGGAGTAATGACAGCATTAAGAGGGGTTGTTTCAGGATTTCCAATTTTGATTGGAACTGCATTTATTATCGGCATTTCTATCGCCGTGATTGGTCCTCTACTATCCGCGATGATTAAACAACACTTTCCAGACCGGGCCGCCTCCGTCATCGGCGTCTACTCTTTTGGTATGGGCGTCGGCTCCGCTGCAAGTGCAGGCCTGACAGGTCTCTTTTATGAAACGACTGGGTCTTATTTTTTTGCACTAAGCATTTGGTCAGTTTTAGTAATTATTGGGCTAGTTTCTTGGTTCTTTATGATGAGAGATAATATTGAGGTACGTCAAACGGCTCCCAAAGTCGTGCAAGCGAAAGCAAGAGGGAAGTCACCTTGGAAAACACGAAAAGCGTGGTTATTTCTTTTGTTTTTCGGATTGCAGTCATCTTTATTCTTTTCGATAATTACGTGGCTTGCACCGATTGCTTCTTCCGCCGGTATGACATTACTGCAAGCAGGGACGCTGCTGAGTGTCATGACAACCGTGCAAATATTTTTAAATATTCTTCTTCCGCTTATGATGGAAAAATATCCGGCTCGAAAATTTTGGATTAATCTTATGTTAGCTTCGGGCTTATTAGCCACCATTTTATTTTGGACCGGATTTCATCCCCTCATGTGGGTAGGTGCTGTTATCATGGGGATTCCACTTGGTGGGTTATTTCCTGTGGCGTTACTGTTGCCGTTAGATGAAACAGATAACGCAGACGAAACGAATTCATGGACGGCGATGATGCAAACGGGTGGTTTTATAATGGCGGGAATTTTGCCGCTTCTGATTGCGTTTATCTTCGATCGGACAAGCAATCATACATACACCTTTATTATATTGATAACGATGTATCTCGTTATGTTCGCATTAACGGTTAAGATAAGCGATAAAAAAGGAAGCTTCTAA
- a CDS encoding DUF6501 family protein, whose protein sequence is MNFKTWKTAPATRTVVCKHADAEKYVVNKVLTPGKEYEVKNETDEFIFVVDNTGKVGGYYKTYFE, encoded by the coding sequence GTGAATTTCAAAACTTGGAAAACGGCACCTGCAACTCGCACTGTCGTATGCAAGCATGCCGATGCTGAAAAATATGTAGTGAATAAAGTTCTAACACCTGGTAAAGAGTATGAAGTGAAAAATGAAACAGATGAATTCATTTTCGTAGTGGATAATACAGGGAAAGTTGGAGGCTATTATAAAACTTATTTTGAGTAA
- a CDS encoding toxic anion resistance protein — MTENNSMTNNVKSMDDLLDNPFDMNEPLLPKEMQTDNQQAGTAVKLLDRLTPAEREKAVQLAEQIPVGNYEAIITYGANAQSELSHFSHQMLDHVQSQDIGPVGDVLKELMDRLGEIDPDDLSEKKQSAISRLFGRVSKSIQEMMTKYQKLSTQIDRIGVQLEHSKRGLIEDVKMLDNLYEQNKTYFQALNVYIAAAEIKRDELTYEIIPNMRREAELSNDQMAFQEVNDMVQFLDRLEKRLYDLQLSRQITIQSAPQIRMIQQTNQTLAEKIQSSIMTSIPLWKNQIAIALTLNRQRKAVESQKLVTKTTNDLLLKNSEMLKMNSIETAKENERGIIEIDTLKKTQENLIQTIEETLLIQADGRAKRKAAEIEIGRMEEELKQRLIAVHEKTENRSQ, encoded by the coding sequence ATGACAGAAAATAATAGCATGACAAATAATGTTAAATCAATGGATGATCTACTGGATAACCCATTTGACATGAATGAACCCCTACTACCGAAGGAAATGCAAACAGATAATCAACAGGCCGGCACCGCAGTAAAATTATTGGATCGTTTAACACCCGCGGAGCGGGAAAAGGCAGTTCAATTAGCTGAACAGATCCCTGTTGGAAATTATGAGGCGATAATTACTTACGGTGCAAATGCACAAAGCGAACTTTCCCACTTCTCCCATCAGATGCTCGATCATGTTCAGAGCCAAGACATTGGACCTGTTGGAGATGTGCTTAAAGAGTTAATGGATAGATTGGGAGAAATAGATCCTGATGACTTAAGTGAAAAGAAACAATCTGCAATCAGTAGATTATTCGGAAGGGTTTCCAAGTCAATTCAAGAAATGATGACTAAATATCAAAAGTTGAGCACACAAATTGACCGTATCGGTGTCCAACTTGAACACTCTAAGCGTGGTTTAATCGAAGATGTAAAAATGCTTGATAATTTATATGAACAGAATAAAACATATTTCCAAGCACTTAATGTGTATATAGCTGCAGCGGAGATTAAGCGTGACGAGTTAACGTACGAAATCATACCGAATATGCGACGTGAAGCCGAGTTATCAAATGATCAAATGGCCTTTCAAGAAGTAAATGACATGGTGCAATTTTTAGATAGACTTGAAAAACGCTTATATGATTTACAGTTATCCCGCCAAATCACTATTCAAAGTGCACCACAAATACGTATGATTCAACAAACAAATCAAACGCTTGCGGAAAAGATTCAATCATCAATCATGACTTCGATTCCACTTTGGAAAAACCAAATTGCAATCGCGCTCACATTAAATCGTCAAAGAAAAGCAGTTGAATCGCAAAAATTAGTTACGAAAACGACGAATGATTTATTACTCAAAAACTCGGAAATGCTTAAAATGAATTCAATTGAAACTGCAAAAGAAAATGAGCGCGGCATAATTGAAATCGATACTTTGAAGAAAACACAAGAGAATTTAATTCAAACAATCGAAGAAACTTTACTTATCCAAGCGGATGGACGTGCTAAACGCAAAGCTGCAGAAATTGAAATTGGTCGCATGGAAGAAGAATTGAAACAGCGACTCATCGCAGTTCACGAAAAAACAGAAAACCGCTCACAATAA
- a CDS encoding AI-2E family transporter, whose translation MNEDHSKVNIIHFLGGKSTLFVLVSILLIGLIIVVYKEVSFIFYPIKVFSSTVVLPIILASIGYYLLRPILRLLERIRIPRPWGILIIFLGAAGLITLLVFLVLPFLKSQVNNLVDEFPTYFKKLTLDIDTFLSTSIFSSFYEKLDINVMSIVESAPDNVGKFLTETVGGIAVGLTSFVSALTGFVLAIVTVPFILFYLLKDGEKLPKVFINMLPPSMRDDAEEIVKDADHQISSYIQGQILVAICIGIMVTIGFYIIGMEYALLLGVLAMFTSVVPYLGPLIAITPAVIIAIVTSPFMLVKLAIVWTIVQLIDGKFISPQIMGKSLSIHPITIIFVLLTAGSLFGVAGVILGIPGYALLKVAITHLFKLYKVRYNKHIPEKKYQYELPE comes from the coding sequence ATAAATGAAGATCATTCGAAAGTTAATATCATTCACTTTCTCGGCGGAAAAAGCACATTATTTGTTTTAGTTTCAATTTTACTCATAGGGTTAATCATTGTCGTATACAAAGAAGTTTCGTTTATATTTTACCCGATTAAAGTATTTAGTTCGACTGTCGTCTTGCCAATTATATTAGCATCAATCGGCTATTATTTACTCCGCCCGATTCTTCGCTTATTGGAAAGAATTCGTATTCCTCGTCCATGGGGAATACTTATTATATTTCTAGGTGCAGCCGGACTTATTACATTACTAGTATTTCTCGTTCTACCTTTTTTAAAATCACAAGTTAATAATCTCGTAGATGAATTCCCAACATATTTTAAAAAATTAACATTAGACATTGATACCTTTTTAAGTACTTCCATATTTTCATCATTTTATGAAAAGCTCGATATTAACGTGATGTCAATCGTTGAATCAGCACCGGACAATGTTGGTAAATTTCTCACTGAAACTGTGGGCGGGATTGCCGTCGGTTTAACATCATTTGTCAGTGCGCTAACGGGTTTCGTATTAGCGATTGTCACGGTTCCATTCATCCTATTCTATTTATTGAAAGATGGCGAAAAACTACCGAAGGTTTTTATCAACATGTTGCCGCCAAGTATGCGGGATGATGCAGAAGAAATCGTCAAAGACGCTGACCATCAAATTAGTTCGTATATTCAGGGGCAAATCCTCGTCGCAATCTGCATCGGAATAATGGTGACGATTGGGTTTTATATTATAGGAATGGAGTACGCATTACTTCTTGGTGTACTAGCCATGTTTACAAGTGTTGTACCTTATTTAGGTCCTTTAATCGCTATTACGCCGGCCGTGATTATTGCGATTGTCACATCACCATTTATGTTGGTTAAACTTGCTATTGTTTGGACAATCGTACAATTGATAGATGGCAAGTTTATATCTCCTCAGATTATGGGAAAATCATTAAGCATTCATCCAATTACCATTATATTCGTATTACTAACCGCGGGCTCGTTATTCGGTGTGGCAGGAGTTATTCTAGGAATTCCAGGCTACGCACTACTAAAGGTAGCCATCACTCATTTATTTAAATTATACAAAGTACGGTATAATAAGCATATTCCAGAAAAAAAATATCAATATGAACTACCAGAATGA
- a CDS encoding ABC-F family ATP-binding cassette domain-containing protein, protein MIAVNNVSLQFGDRKLFEDVNIQFNPGHCYGLIGANGAGKSTFIKILSGELDPQSGNVIMNPNERLAILKQNHFEYEENEVLETVIMGHTQLYDIMNQKNAIYMKEDFSDEDGMRAAELEGEFADLNGWEAESEAAILLQGLGIGEELHHAKMAELKGADKVKVLLAQALFGKPDVLLLDEPTNHLDIQAIHWLEEFLINFDNTVIVVSHDRHFLNNVCTQIADLDFGKIQIYPGNYEFWYESSQLALRMAQDQNKKKEEKIKELEAFIARFSANASKSRQATSRKKTLDKIELDDIRPSSRRYPYVNFQIGREIGNDVLTTRDLSITVDGNKMVDNVSFNIGREDKVILLGNPLAKSALLDVLAEETEPDAGYIKWGVTTTRAYFPIDNNKFFQGSENSLVEWLRQYSPEDQTETFLRGFLGRMLFSGEEVNKKPAVLSGGEKVRCMLSKMMLTSANVLLLDEPTNHLDLESIQALNDGLIAFKGSMIFTSHDHQFIETIANRIIEINDDGTITDKLMTYNEYLEWKNKK, encoded by the coding sequence ATGATAGCAGTAAATAATGTGAGTCTTCAATTCGGAGATCGCAAACTCTTTGAAGACGTTAATATACAGTTTAACCCTGGCCATTGCTACGGGCTAATTGGTGCAAATGGTGCAGGAAAGTCAACTTTTATCAAAATCTTATCTGGTGAACTTGATCCACAATCAGGAAACGTAATTATGAATCCGAATGAGCGCCTCGCTATCCTTAAACAGAACCATTTTGAATATGAGGAAAATGAAGTGTTGGAAACAGTCATTATGGGACACACACAACTATATGACATTATGAATCAAAAGAACGCAATTTACATGAAAGAAGACTTCTCGGATGAAGACGGAATGCGCGCAGCTGAGCTCGAAGGCGAGTTCGCAGATTTAAATGGATGGGAAGCTGAATCAGAAGCAGCAATCCTCTTGCAAGGTCTTGGTATCGGAGAAGAATTACATCATGCGAAAATGGCCGAGCTAAAAGGGGCCGATAAAGTAAAGGTTCTTCTTGCCCAAGCTTTATTTGGCAAACCAGACGTTTTACTTCTTGATGAGCCTACGAACCATTTAGATATTCAAGCAATTCATTGGCTAGAAGAGTTCTTGATCAACTTTGATAATACAGTCATCGTGGTTTCCCATGACCGTCACTTCTTGAATAACGTTTGTACGCAAATTGCAGATTTGGATTTTGGTAAAATACAAATTTATCCTGGTAACTATGAGTTTTGGTACGAGTCAAGCCAACTTGCATTAAGAATGGCTCAAGACCAAAACAAGAAAAAAGAAGAGAAAATTAAAGAACTTGAAGCCTTTATTGCACGTTTTAGCGCAAATGCTTCCAAATCGCGACAAGCGACATCACGTAAGAAAACGTTAGATAAGATTGAACTGGATGATATTCGTCCTTCATCAAGACGTTATCCTTATGTAAATTTCCAAATCGGGCGCGAAATTGGAAATGATGTTCTAACGACTAGAGATCTATCTATAACGGTTGACGGTAATAAAATGGTTGATAATGTTTCATTTAATATAGGTAGAGAAGATAAAGTAATCCTTCTTGGAAATCCACTTGCAAAATCAGCTCTTTTGGATGTTTTAGCGGAAGAAACTGAACCAGATGCAGGGTATATCAAATGGGGTGTGACAACAACACGTGCCTACTTCCCTATTGATAATAACAAGTTCTTCCAGGGCTCTGAAAATTCTTTAGTTGAGTGGTTACGTCAATATTCACCTGAAGATCAAACAGAAACATTTTTACGCGGTTTCCTTGGCCGTATGCTCTTCTCTGGTGAAGAAGTTAACAAAAAGCCAGCAGTTCTTTCCGGTGGCGAAAAAGTTCGCTGTATGTTATCAAAAATGATGCTTACAAGTGCGAACGTACTTCTTCTAGATGAACCAACAAACCATTTAGATTTAGAGTCTATTCAAGCATTGAATGATGGTTTAATTGCATTTAAAGGGTCAATGATCTTTACATCACATGACCACCAGTTCATTGAAACAATTGCAAACCGAATCATTGAGATTAATGACGACGGAACAATTACTGATAAGCTTATGACTTACAACGAATACTTGGAATGGAAAAACAAAAAATAA
- a CDS encoding 5-bromo-4-chloroindolyl phosphate hydrolysis family protein: MKEIKNFFIRQTISTPISIATWLYLILGTGLNIFAATGLGIALYLGSTFTIKQIQITSTIKKVGLNRSEYNYINGQMNDAKQKLKRLNSYYGKVRSVQAFKQLHEINTISRRILGIIRTNPEKFYHAENFFYAHLDSAVELTSKYSILVNQPLKDKELQIALQNTRNTLADVNQQLEQDLRNLLASDMERLQMELDFVDVTMNKNKPLLEMEGDDTTNDRK; the protein is encoded by the coding sequence GTGAAAGAAATAAAAAACTTCTTCATACGACAAACTATATCAACACCAATAAGTATTGCTACATGGTTATATTTAATACTAGGTACCGGTTTAAACATCTTTGCAGCAACAGGCCTTGGAATTGCGCTATATCTGGGTAGTACATTTACAATAAAACAAATCCAAATAACATCAACGATTAAAAAAGTAGGATTGAATCGGTCCGAGTACAATTATATTAATGGCCAAATGAATGATGCAAAACAAAAGTTAAAACGGCTAAATAGCTATTATGGTAAGGTACGATCCGTACAAGCATTTAAACAGCTTCATGAAATAAATACGATTTCCAGAAGGATACTTGGCATCATTCGAACAAATCCCGAAAAGTTTTATCATGCCGAGAACTTTTTCTATGCGCATCTAGATTCGGCGGTTGAATTAACATCCAAATATTCAATCCTTGTTAACCAACCATTAAAAGATAAAGAACTCCAGATAGCACTTCAGAATACTAGAAACACATTAGCTGATGTGAATCAACAACTTGAGCAAGATTTGCGCAATCTACTTGCATCAGATATGGAAAGACTACAAATGGAACTCGACTTCGTCGATGTGACGATGAATAAGAATAAGCCGCTTTTAGAAATGGAAGGAGACGACACAACAAATGACAGAAAATAA
- a CDS encoding DUF1033 family protein — protein sequence MYEVIYMKADFEPWWMFEGWEEEVLSRQTFSDEYHAINFLEETLSTLRVKYKNESVKKNCFFAFWSENEKLSCEACSDDLQIYHGIILLFKGKPYSR from the coding sequence ATGTATGAAGTAATCTATATGAAAGCAGATTTTGAACCATGGTGGATGTTTGAAGGTTGGGAAGAAGAGGTTCTTTCAAGACAAACATTTTCTGATGAGTATCACGCGATTAATTTTCTAGAAGAAACACTATCTACTCTTCGGGTAAAATATAAAAATGAATCTGTAAAAAAGAATTGTTTTTTTGCTTTTTGGTCAGAAAACGAAAAACTAAGTTGTGAAGCATGTAGCGATGATTTACAAATTTATCATGGAATTATTTTATTGTTTAAGGGTAAACCATATAGTAGGTGA
- a CDS encoding YjcZ family sporulation protein produces MGYEQGRGAGSSFALIVVLFILLIIIGASYIY; encoded by the coding sequence ATGGGGTATGAACAAGGTAGAGGAGCAGGTTCTTCTTTTGCTTTAATAGTCGTACTTTTCATCCTGTTGATTATTATTGGTGCCAGCTACATTTATTAA
- a CDS encoding MarR family winged helix-turn-helix transcriptional regulator codes for MEKNISIFHALTKNLNKIHKSSCEEITAIQSSILHEVTLHNNPSMHTVAEAIGMDITTFSRQIGTLAKKQLIIRTPDSNDRRILLLSLTQSGHHLIETINNRIAEIMGDSLSSMNEFERETVIRSLHLFCEKL; via the coding sequence TTGGAAAAAAACATTTCGATATTTCACGCATTAACAAAAAACTTGAATAAGATTCATAAAAGTAGTTGTGAGGAGATTACAGCTATTCAAAGCTCGATACTGCATGAAGTTACATTGCATAACAATCCATCAATGCACACAGTTGCTGAGGCAATCGGAATGGACATAACAACATTCTCTAGGCAGATTGGAACGTTAGCAAAAAAACAGTTAATCATTCGAACACCAGATAGCAATGACCGAAGGATTCTATTATTATCTCTCACTCAATCGGGTCATCACTTAATCGAAACAATTAATAACCGTATCGCCGAAATAATGGGGGATTCACTCTCCTCAATGAACGAATTTGAAAGAGAGACAGTCATCAGATCCTTGCATCTATTTTGTGAAAAGTTATAG